A window from Pokkaliibacter sp. MBI-7 encodes these proteins:
- a CDS encoding UDP-glucose/GDP-mannose dehydrogenase family protein, whose amino-acid sequence MSCVFIRRGTSCPIEDEVHILRLTVVGTGYVGLVTGACFAEMGNKVTCVDIDQGKVERLKQGIIPIYEPGLEEVVQRNVHSGSLSFTTSLPEAMANSNIYFIAVGTPPGEDGSADLQYVLAVAREIGQHLHDYAVIVDKSTVPVGTADKVRAAVQSELDARGVDIDFDVVSNPEFLKEGAAVEDFMRPDRIVVGADSEPAKKLMAQLYASFSRNHDKVLFMGVRDAEMTKYAANAMLATKISFMNEVANLCDRLGVDVEKVRKGIGSDSRIGYHFIYPGCGYGGSCFPKDVKALVHMSQEAGFAAHLLQAVEARNQQQKDYLFNRISEHYGGQLLVGKTFAVWGLAFKPGTDDMREAPSIKLINALIDAGARVRAHDPVAQDTARREFPPVWFEDGRLSFIDDQYDTLAQAEALVLVTEWKQYRQPEFAEIAARLTTPLIFDGRNQYEPTLVREQGITYYGVGR is encoded by the coding sequence GTGTCATGTGTGTTTATTCGCCGTGGCACGTCATGCCCGATTGAGGATGAGGTACATATTTTGCGTCTGACAGTCGTAGGTACAGGTTATGTGGGCCTGGTTACAGGAGCTTGCTTTGCTGAAATGGGCAACAAGGTAACCTGCGTCGATATTGATCAGGGGAAAGTTGAACGCCTGAAGCAGGGCATTATTCCGATTTATGAGCCTGGCCTTGAAGAGGTTGTGCAGCGCAATGTGCACAGTGGTTCGTTGAGTTTCACCACTTCACTGCCAGAGGCAATGGCCAATTCCAATATCTACTTTATTGCTGTGGGTACGCCGCCCGGTGAAGATGGCTCTGCGGATCTGCAATACGTCCTGGCTGTAGCCAGGGAAATTGGGCAACACCTGCACGACTATGCGGTCATTGTGGATAAATCGACAGTGCCTGTAGGCACTGCTGATAAGGTGCGGGCAGCTGTCCAGAGCGAGCTGGATGCGCGTGGAGTTGATATCGACTTCGATGTGGTCAGTAATCCTGAGTTTCTCAAGGAAGGGGCTGCCGTTGAAGACTTCATGCGGCCTGACCGTATCGTTGTGGGCGCAGACTCCGAGCCCGCGAAAAAGCTGATGGCGCAACTCTATGCATCGTTTTCCCGTAACCATGACAAGGTGCTGTTCATGGGGGTGCGGGATGCTGAAATGACCAAGTATGCGGCCAACGCCATGCTGGCGACGAAAATATCCTTTATGAACGAAGTCGCTAACCTCTGCGACCGTTTGGGTGTGGATGTAGAAAAGGTACGTAAAGGCATCGGTTCAGACAGTCGCATTGGCTATCACTTTATCTACCCCGGCTGTGGTTACGGTGGTTCCTGTTTCCCCAAGGACGTCAAGGCACTGGTGCACATGAGTCAGGAAGCGGGTTTTGCAGCGCACCTGCTGCAGGCGGTAGAAGCGCGTAACCAGCAGCAGAAAGACTATCTGTTCAATCGCATCAGCGAGCACTATGGCGGTCAGTTACTGGTGGGAAAAACCTTTGCCGTGTGGGGGCTGGCCTTCAAACCCGGTACAGACGACATGCGGGAAGCACCGTCGATCAAACTGATCAATGCACTGATTGATGCCGGTGCTCGAGTTCGGGCACACGATCCGGTTGCCCAGGACACAGCGCGGCGAGAATTTCCTCCAGTCTGGTTTGAGGACGGGCGTTTGAGCTTTATTGATGATCAGTACGATACGCTGGCACAGGCAGAGGCACTGGTACTAGTGACCGAGTGGAAGCAATATCGCCAGCCTGAGTTCGCCGAAATTGCTGCCCGTCTCACCACACCGTTGATTTTCGATGGTCGCAATCAATATGAGCCCACCTTGGTGCGCGAGCAGGGCATTACCTATTACGGTGTGGGCCGCTGA
- a CDS encoding lipid A biosynthesis acyltransferase, with amino-acid sequence MSGEASSSSWRDFLAPRFWPTWMVIGLMRILTILPTAVGLFIGRMLGRLIFHTVVKRRRVTLVNLGICFPELSDQQRWELARKTFEANGMGLVETGYAWWRPHSWSAARVKAVGLEHLQAALDRGRGVILLSAHFSALDLSGPLILPFVKNSAVLYRPHNNPLMEHFIYKGRQSFCEPVDRSEFMYARKCLKQNRCVWYAPDQDFGAKGSVFAPFFGHPAATLTATARLPALNRSPMVMFSVYREPDHTYTLMFEPVEPFPTKDDLADATMINSVIERSIRRHPEQYMWMHKRFKTQPDGKQKLYKAARC; translated from the coding sequence GTGTCAGGAGAAGCCTCTTCCTCATCCTGGCGAGATTTTCTCGCCCCCCGTTTCTGGCCAACCTGGATGGTGATTGGCCTGATGCGAATCCTCACGATACTGCCGACGGCCGTTGGACTGTTTATAGGCCGTATGTTAGGCCGTCTGATTTTCCATACTGTGGTCAAACGTCGACGAGTGACGCTGGTCAACCTTGGCATTTGCTTCCCTGAGCTCAGTGATCAGCAACGCTGGGAGCTGGCCCGCAAGACCTTTGAGGCCAATGGTATGGGGCTGGTGGAAACAGGCTACGCCTGGTGGCGCCCTCACTCCTGGTCAGCCGCCCGGGTCAAGGCAGTCGGTCTTGAGCATCTGCAGGCAGCACTGGACAGAGGCCGTGGCGTAATTCTGCTGAGTGCCCATTTCAGCGCCCTGGACCTCAGCGGCCCATTGATTCTGCCTTTTGTAAAAAACTCTGCCGTATTGTATCGGCCGCATAACAACCCCTTGATGGAGCACTTTATCTACAAGGGCAGACAGTCATTCTGCGAACCTGTTGATCGCAGTGAGTTCATGTACGCACGCAAGTGCCTCAAGCAGAACCGCTGTGTCTGGTATGCCCCTGATCAGGATTTCGGTGCCAAGGGTTCGGTGTTTGCCCCCTTTTTTGGCCACCCGGCAGCGACCCTGACCGCGACGGCCAGACTACCCGCACTGAATCGTTCGCCGATGGTGATGTTCAGTGTCTATCGTGAGCCGGACCACACCTACACACTGATGTTCGAGCCCGTCGAGCCATTCCCGACCAAGGACGACCTGGCCGACGCCACCATGATCAACAGCGTGATTGAACGCTCCATCCGCCGCCATCCCGAGCAGTACATGTGGATGCACAAGCGCTTCAAGACCCAGCCGGATGGCAAGCAAAAACTCTACAAGGCAGCACGCTGCTGA
- the rfaQ gene encoding putative lipopolysaccharide heptosyltransferase III encodes MTADSTSHKSNAAEAPVLVHSAQSRHIDLKQLNRVLVIMLRHHGDVLLTSPVFSTLKNHYPHLQIDALVYADTSPMLKGHPAISQLHLIDRRWKKQGGITQLKGEWQLLRQLRQRHFDLTLHLTPHWRGAWLNRLLRPRYALVPDFQKDKRNGALWRGSFTDFYPYQAGAERHTVDKNLEAVRYLGIEPGAADSRLLLCPGEEAQASALAHLQRHHVDTPYILVHPTSRWLFKCWEEQALAETLDHLASQGWPLVLTAAPDPQELAMVERILARLHIARPVNLAGQLNLQELAALIAGARAYLGVDSVPMHIAAAMQTPSVALFGPSQACEWGPWQAPGKVISSRDFPRPTGEVVTNSKYRHSLINIPSSAVIKALEDILA; translated from the coding sequence ATGACCGCAGATTCGACCTCACACAAGAGCAACGCAGCAGAAGCACCCGTGCTGGTTCATTCCGCACAGAGCCGCCACATCGACCTGAAACAGTTGAACCGCGTACTGGTGATCATGTTGCGTCACCACGGTGATGTACTGCTCACCTCCCCTGTTTTCAGTACGTTGAAAAACCATTATCCGCATCTGCAAATCGATGCGCTGGTCTATGCAGACACCTCACCGATGCTGAAGGGACACCCGGCTATCAGTCAGCTGCATCTGATCGATCGCCGCTGGAAAAAGCAGGGGGGAATAACACAGCTGAAGGGGGAGTGGCAGCTCTTACGCCAACTGCGCCAGCGTCATTTTGATCTGACGCTGCATCTCACCCCTCACTGGCGGGGCGCCTGGCTGAACCGCCTGTTACGACCACGCTATGCTCTGGTGCCCGACTTTCAGAAGGATAAACGTAACGGTGCATTATGGCGCGGAAGCTTTACCGACTTTTATCCGTATCAGGCCGGTGCAGAGCGTCACACTGTGGATAAAAATCTTGAAGCGGTACGCTATCTCGGTATTGAGCCTGGCGCGGCCGACAGCCGCCTGTTGCTCTGCCCTGGCGAAGAAGCCCAGGCCAGCGCCCTTGCCCATTTGCAGCGTCACCATGTCGATACACCGTACATTCTGGTCCATCCCACCTCTCGCTGGCTGTTCAAATGCTGGGAAGAGCAGGCACTGGCTGAAACCCTGGATCATCTCGCCAGTCAAGGGTGGCCACTGGTACTGACGGCGGCACCGGACCCACAGGAGCTGGCCATGGTGGAGCGTATCCTTGCCCGCCTGCACATCGCCCGGCCGGTCAATCTGGCAGGCCAGCTGAATCTGCAGGAACTGGCCGCGCTGATTGCTGGCGCACGAGCCTATCTCGGCGTTGACTCCGTGCCCATGCACATTGCGGCTGCCATGCAGACTCCCAGTGTGGCGTTGTTCGGTCCCAGTCAGGCTTGTGAATGGGGCCCCTGGCAAGCACCGGGCAAAGTCATCAGCTCACGTGACTTCCCGCGCCCCACGGGCGAAGTAGTGACAAACAGCAAATACCGCCACAGTCTGATCAACATACCGTCCTCCGCTGTAATCAAGGCGCTGGAGGACATCCTCGCATGA
- a CDS encoding glycosyltransferase family 4 protein yields the protein MTRIAIIRKAYRPDGGAERIVSRALQALSSQSDLQLTIITQKWTGDIPINVEVMSCRKRGLTRRGREAAFSTDVQSLLQQQSFDLVQSHERIPGCQIYRAGDGVHRQWLNLRAQSLNRWQRSWQERDPFHRFMLQQERSMFTDPRLRQVICNSRMVMNEISQHFEIAPEKFRLIYNGVDQRSFHPQLSSHRQTIRQRLGIPQDALTAISVGSGFSRKGVDVSLQALTRLTDMHLIIVGKDKEQPRYQRLAERLHISQRVHFCGVQQDVRPFYGAADLLWHPCRYDPFPNVTLEALACGLPVITTRFCGTAEIIQQGQNGAVLVQADAALLAEAMHQHFDNPGNLGNQRQAARQSVTPFTLERMSSELIALYQQLLQS from the coding sequence ATGACCCGTATTGCCATCATTCGCAAGGCCTATCGCCCCGATGGAGGAGCAGAGCGCATAGTCAGCCGGGCCTTACAGGCCCTGTCCAGCCAGTCAGATCTGCAGCTCACCATCATCACCCAGAAATGGACTGGCGACATCCCCATCAACGTCGAGGTGATGAGCTGTCGCAAACGCGGGCTTACCCGCCGGGGGCGGGAGGCTGCTTTCAGTACCGATGTACAGTCGTTGCTGCAACAGCAGAGCTTCGATCTGGTGCAGTCCCACGAGCGTATTCCAGGCTGTCAGATATACCGGGCGGGAGATGGGGTACATCGGCAATGGCTGAATCTGCGCGCCCAGAGCCTCAACCGCTGGCAACGCAGCTGGCAGGAGCGCGACCCCTTCCACAGGTTCATGCTGCAACAGGAACGCAGTATGTTTACGGACCCTCGCCTGCGGCAGGTCATCTGCAACTCCCGGATGGTCATGAATGAAATTTCACAACACTTTGAAATTGCACCGGAAAAGTTTCGCCTGATTTACAACGGTGTGGATCAACGCAGTTTCCACCCACAGCTGAGCAGCCACCGTCAGACCATACGCCAGCGGCTGGGCATTCCGCAGGATGCCCTGACAGCTATCAGCGTTGGTTCCGGCTTCAGCCGTAAAGGAGTCGACGTCAGCCTGCAGGCACTGACCCGGCTCACCGATATGCACCTGATCATCGTGGGCAAGGACAAGGAGCAGCCACGTTACCAGCGGCTGGCGGAGCGCCTGCATATCAGTCAGCGCGTTCATTTTTGTGGTGTACAGCAAGATGTGCGCCCCTTTTACGGCGCGGCAGATCTGCTCTGGCATCCCTGCCGCTATGACCCGTTCCCCAATGTCACCCTGGAGGCGCTGGCCTGCGGCCTGCCAGTCATTACAACGCGCTTTTGCGGGACAGCAGAGATTATTCAGCAAGGCCAGAATGGCGCCGTACTGGTACAAGCCGATGCGGCCTTGCTGGCGGAAGCCATGCACCAGCACTTCGATAACCCCGGCAACCTTGGCAACCAGCGCCAGGCCGCACGTCAGTCAGTAACCCCCTTTACTCTGGAACGGATGAGCAGCGAACTGATCGCCCTCTACCAGCAGTTACTTCAGTCTTAA
- a CDS encoding O-antigen ligase family protein, which produces MTPTPAIQAPWFTAATWFFALFLLTLPLKFGTALNNIGLYTSLLLWLISLWRGELQHPRMTPALWALCGYVLVVSGAIAINQIDTERSLNSLKGNLLEQIYCLVFFLYHLRNRHQPWSLLTWLLAGFVLLNLCTLPPALQLWINGSHNLTVDMKAADINPGYGINAQFYLPLLLGYSLFAPLARWQRLLLWLLCLLSLILTALYDMSTALFAVMAYALLLVTRALLQRLRLSVQQLALATVITLIAGVGLFVAVAKDSTLEKIAGQYQLISSGQYYELLSARGGLWALAWDCARDAPLYGYGYGEKKVQLICSQDRYVHHAEQRGNQQGLRFVVLKYGQFNFHNQYLENIFVAGWLGSLCWIALFALSLRRAWSQRHQPLIAWLVVPGLIIYLFGCLFNGLWEGPPVSKALMLLLALAITTPVERVSKEHL; this is translated from the coding sequence ATGACACCGACACCCGCAATACAGGCACCGTGGTTCACTGCCGCCACCTGGTTCTTTGCGCTGTTTCTGCTGACCCTGCCACTGAAGTTCGGTACGGCACTGAACAATATCGGCCTCTATACCAGCCTGCTGCTATGGCTGATAAGCCTGTGGCGGGGTGAACTGCAGCATCCCAGGATGACACCGGCACTCTGGGCGCTGTGCGGCTACGTGCTGGTAGTCAGTGGCGCGATTGCAATCAATCAGATCGATACCGAACGCAGTCTCAACAGTCTGAAAGGCAACCTGCTGGAGCAGATTTACTGCCTGGTATTTTTTCTTTACCACCTGCGCAATCGTCATCAGCCCTGGTCGCTGCTGACCTGGCTACTTGCCGGCTTCGTGCTACTCAATCTCTGTACACTGCCCCCGGCGCTTCAGCTGTGGATAAATGGCAGTCACAATCTAACGGTGGATATGAAGGCTGCCGACATCAACCCCGGTTATGGCATCAACGCCCAGTTCTATCTGCCGCTGCTGCTGGGCTATTCCCTGTTTGCCCCGCTGGCCCGCTGGCAACGCCTGCTGTTGTGGCTACTGTGTCTGCTGAGCCTGATACTCACGGCACTTTACGATATGAGCACCGCGCTCTTTGCAGTCATGGCTTATGCACTTCTCCTCGTCACAAGGGCATTGCTACAAAGGCTACGTCTGTCTGTTCAGCAACTCGCCCTGGCGACGGTGATAACCCTGATAGCAGGCGTTGGGCTATTTGTGGCCGTTGCCAAAGACAGCACACTGGAGAAGATCGCCGGTCAGTATCAGCTGATCAGTTCGGGGCAATACTACGAACTGCTCAGTGCGCGTGGCGGCTTGTGGGCACTGGCCTGGGACTGTGCCAGGGATGCCCCTCTGTACGGCTATGGTTATGGCGAGAAGAAAGTGCAGCTGATCTGCAGTCAGGACCGCTATGTGCACCATGCCGAGCAACGGGGTAATCAGCAGGGACTGCGTTTTGTGGTGCTCAAGTACGGCCAGTTCAACTTCCACAACCAGTATCTGGAAAATATCTTTGTCGCAGGCTGGCTGGGCAGCCTGTGCTGGATAGCACTGTTTGCCCTGTCACTGCGACGAGCCTGGTCACAGCGCCATCAGCCGCTGATTGCCTGGCTGGTAGTGCCGGGTTTGATCATTTATCTGTTTGGTTGTCTGTTTAATGGCCTGTGGGAAGGCCCGCCCGTGTCCAAAGCACTGATGCTGCTGCTGGCACTGGCCATCACCACACCGGTTGAACGAGTATCCAAGGAACACCTATGA
- a CDS encoding glycosyltransferase family 9 protein produces MNYLILGWLCWPLLRLLRLVMPVQRGKRLIIQTAKMGDWINTTPLIRALAPVDVVADPMNLPLIHHDQFIHHCESLPARTSLRQKLHLAWRLFRQGYEDIYVLMPSAPNTFLARLACAHHTHTLDTYRTRQYVRWLGAGFHRVHHQRQQLVLDDYLKLAAIPATASTRQKHATSPLYVPATKLVEHHHRFRVGVSLTAGNALKTMPHSHWLRLLQLLEQQQATVYVFGLENERRWLEQLDIPARFPDLTLVDGLGKLKLEELPWHISQMHLYLSTDTGNSYMADACSIALINFLGPCHGAEQRPLGELALVLGSEGQEPLSFVFQAPYKTNLTPEQLYPLSHQQWQRIEAFIQRQASAARSGDHYNAV; encoded by the coding sequence ATGAACTATCTGATTCTGGGCTGGCTATGCTGGCCACTGCTGCGGCTATTGCGGTTGGTGATGCCGGTTCAGCGTGGCAAACGCCTGATCATTCAGACCGCCAAGATGGGCGACTGGATCAACACTACTCCCCTGATCCGGGCACTGGCACCGGTGGATGTGGTAGCTGATCCGATGAACCTGCCGCTGATTCACCACGATCAGTTTATTCACCACTGTGAAAGCCTGCCTGCCCGCACGTCGCTGCGACAGAAACTGCATCTGGCCTGGCGTCTGTTCCGTCAGGGCTACGAAGATATCTATGTACTGATGCCCAGCGCACCCAACACCTTTCTGGCCCGTCTGGCCTGTGCACACCACACCCATACGCTCGACACCTATCGCACTCGCCAATACGTTCGCTGGCTGGGTGCAGGTTTTCATCGTGTCCATCATCAGCGTCAGCAGCTGGTGCTGGATGACTACCTGAAACTGGCAGCGATTCCGGCTACCGCGAGCACCCGGCAGAAACATGCCACCAGCCCGCTTTATGTCCCGGCAACCAAGCTGGTGGAGCATCATCATCGCTTTCGCGTCGGTGTCAGCCTCACCGCAGGTAATGCACTAAAGACCATGCCACACAGCCACTGGCTGAGGCTGCTGCAGCTGCTCGAGCAACAACAGGCCACAGTCTATGTGTTTGGTCTGGAGAATGAACGCAGGTGGCTGGAGCAACTGGATATTCCAGCGCGCTTTCCTGATCTGACACTGGTGGATGGTCTTGGCAAGCTAAAGCTGGAAGAGCTGCCCTGGCATATCAGCCAGATGCACCTGTATCTGTCTACTGATACGGGGAACAGCTACATGGCCGATGCCTGCAGCATCGCACTGATCAACTTTCTCGGCCCCTGTCATGGTGCTGAACAACGGCCACTCGGCGAGCTGGCACTGGTACTTGGCAGCGAAGGGCAGGAGCCCCTGTCTTTCGTCTTCCAGGCTCCCTATAAAACCAACCTGACACCGGAACAGCTCTACCCTCTCAGTCACCAACAGTGGCAGCGTATCGAGGCCTTTATTCAACGACAGGCCAGCGCTGCCAGATCAGGCGATCACTACAACGCTGTGTAA
- a CDS encoding glycosyltransferase family 4 protein codes for MKRILIVSHGAALGGSPISALNIGRTLDPARFEVVFAFGEQGPIVEQARSEGFTAEVVSHKGPLGLTMIRSYLELIKRQRIDIVHLNTLTSYYKYPGLAAWLSGKPVAWFVRENPEEKRCVRLRRYLNLIARRVVTVSLDTAAHMSYVQPAKLMTIHNGVDLERFAPIGEQQAWERLNLAPGRYITTVASLEQRKGVLDLLQAYHQVRPQLEGMKLLIVGADRTQEKRYLQQLKDYVQHHGLQQDVVFYGESKDITAVMAASSCFVMPSYWEGLSRVILEAMACARPLIVSSNGGNKEQVWEGVNGYSFVAGDVDHLARLLLRCIDTEQMAAMGAASRQLASEHFPMTKTNAALETLYETLAC; via the coding sequence GTGAAGCGGATACTGATCGTCTCTCATGGCGCGGCGCTGGGGGGAAGTCCCATATCGGCACTGAACATCGGTCGCACTCTGGATCCGGCCCGTTTTGAAGTGGTCTTTGCCTTTGGTGAGCAGGGACCAATCGTTGAGCAGGCGCGTAGCGAGGGCTTTACGGCCGAAGTGGTCAGCCACAAAGGGCCGCTGGGGCTGACGATGATTCGTTCCTACCTTGAACTGATAAAGCGGCAGCGCATTGACATCGTCCACCTCAACACCCTGACTTCCTACTACAAGTATCCGGGACTGGCTGCATGGCTCAGTGGCAAGCCGGTTGCCTGGTTTGTACGGGAAAATCCTGAGGAAAAGCGTTGTGTCAGGCTGCGCCGTTATCTGAACCTGATTGCACGCAGGGTGGTGACGGTGTCATTGGATACCGCTGCACATATGTCCTATGTTCAGCCTGCCAAACTGATGACCATTCACAACGGCGTTGATCTTGAGCGTTTTGCGCCCATCGGTGAACAGCAGGCCTGGGAGCGCCTGAATCTGGCACCGGGGCGTTACATCACGACTGTCGCTTCTCTGGAACAACGCAAAGGGGTGCTGGATCTGCTGCAGGCCTATCATCAGGTTCGACCGCAGTTAGAAGGTATGAAGCTGTTGATCGTGGGGGCTGACCGGACTCAGGAAAAACGTTATCTGCAGCAACTGAAGGACTATGTGCAGCACCACGGGCTGCAGCAGGACGTCGTGTTTTACGGCGAAAGCAAGGATATCACTGCCGTCATGGCGGCCAGCAGCTGCTTCGTCATGCCCAGCTACTGGGAAGGGCTGTCGCGGGTGATCCTTGAGGCCATGGCCTGTGCCCGGCCACTGATCGTCAGCAGCAATGGCGGCAACAAGGAGCAGGTGTGGGAAGGCGTGAATGGTTACAGTTTTGTCGCAGGCGATGTCGATCATCTGGCCCGGTTGCTGTTGCGCTGTATCGATACTGAGCAGATGGCGGCCATGGGTGCGGCATCGCGTCAGTTGGCCAGTGAACATTTTCCCATGACCAAAACCAATGCAGCGCTGGAAACACTGTATGAAACGCTGGCCTGCTGA
- a CDS encoding glycosyltransferase family 4 protein, which produces MTGFWLSNAALASALSSAEQRTRAINIAHFETSMNWGGQELRIIEQMEWLLAHGHQVWLIARPGSKILQEALRRQLPAFPLVVKGSLHPLTLLRLMKFLRQHRIELLDCHGNRDAVYAAVCRLLSGLAVVRSRHVTSTVRRGRLSDWVWRHGSDRIVVTAGAIRDNLCQLGLTSAERVDVAPAGVDTERFYPERDVSLLRQELGIPVDHRIVASIGMLRPDKGQLYFVEAAADILSHCDKVTFLLVGEATADTQAYKARVMARIEELGIGEQIKHVGYRHDVECFIALADVVAIASIGTEAQTRLVSQCFLSKTSVVATRVGGLPEMIEDQRTGLLVDSKAPAQMAEAIRTCLLQPELAARLADQAYSHARQFMTSEVMMSAMLETYQRSLRHQVQLASS; this is translated from the coding sequence ATGACGGGCTTTTGGCTGTCGAATGCAGCCCTTGCCAGTGCATTAAGTTCCGCAGAGCAAAGGACGAGAGCCATCAATATTGCGCATTTCGAAACCAGTATGAACTGGGGTGGTCAGGAGCTGCGTATCATCGAACAGATGGAGTGGCTGCTGGCACATGGACATCAGGTCTGGCTGATCGCAAGACCGGGGTCAAAAATATTGCAGGAAGCGCTGCGGCGGCAGTTGCCTGCCTTTCCGCTGGTGGTCAAGGGGAGCCTGCACCCGTTAACCCTGTTGCGTCTGATGAAGTTCCTGCGTCAGCACCGGATTGAGTTGCTTGACTGTCATGGCAATCGCGATGCGGTCTACGCTGCAGTCTGTCGGCTGTTGTCCGGTCTGGCGGTAGTGCGTTCACGGCATGTGACGTCCACCGTGCGCAGAGGTCGCCTGAGCGACTGGGTATGGCGACACGGCAGTGACCGTATTGTGGTGACGGCCGGAGCCATTCGCGACAATTTGTGCCAGCTTGGGCTGACGTCGGCAGAACGGGTGGATGTGGCGCCTGCAGGGGTTGATACCGAGCGATTCTATCCTGAGCGTGATGTGAGTCTGCTGCGTCAGGAGCTGGGTATACCGGTTGATCACCGGATCGTGGCCAGCATCGGTATGCTGCGACCTGACAAAGGGCAGCTGTACTTTGTTGAAGCCGCTGCGGATATCCTCAGCCATTGTGACAAAGTGACGTTCCTTCTGGTGGGTGAGGCGACGGCTGATACCCAGGCCTACAAGGCCAGGGTGATGGCACGTATAGAGGAGCTCGGGATTGGCGAGCAGATAAAGCATGTTGGCTATCGCCATGATGTCGAGTGCTTTATCGCTCTGGCGGATGTGGTGGCCATCGCCTCCATTGGTACCGAGGCTCAAACTCGCCTGGTGTCGCAGTGCTTCCTGTCAAAAACCAGTGTCGTGGCGACCAGAGTAGGCGGCTTGCCGGAGATGATCGAGGATCAGCGTACCGGTCTGCTGGTTGACAGCAAGGCACCTGCACAGATGGCGGAAGCCATACGCACTTGTCTGCTGCAACCAGAGCTGGCAGCCCGGCTGGCAGATCAGGCATATAGCCATGCTCGTCAATTCATGACCAGTGAGGTGATGATGTCGGCCATGCTGGAAACTTATCAACGAAGTCTGAGACATCAGGTGCAGCTGGCCTCCAGCTGA
- a CDS encoding glycosyltransferase family 2 protein, whose translation MFALSVCVLTHNSERLLRQVLAPLAEIADELIVLDSGSTDSTFAICAEFGITPYSRPYTTHAEQMNVAISHASNDWVLCMDSDEIMDADSLQQIRELKGGTTPEMTQAFRISRYWYVLGQQVHAIYPVSSPDFPVRLFNRQQARFNDAPVDDKPTGFKTTRILGGHVRHDTFYSIHEVFTKLNGYTSRLIQYKEVKPSLGKAVLSSIGSFWKWYFRKGAWKDGKVGVVTAVYAMMYSFLKYFKAWYLADEKKRRSDTAVKQVK comes from the coding sequence ATGTTTGCACTCTCAGTTTGTGTTCTGACCCATAATTCCGAACGCCTGTTGCGTCAGGTGCTGGCGCCATTGGCAGAGATTGCTGATGAGCTGATCGTGCTGGATTCCGGCAGTACCGACAGTACTTTTGCCATTTGTGCCGAGTTTGGCATCACGCCTTATTCGCGGCCCTATACCACTCATGCGGAACAGATGAATGTGGCAATCAGCCACGCCAGTAATGACTGGGTTTTGTGCATGGACAGCGATGAAATCATGGATGCTGACAGCCTGCAGCAGATCAGAGAACTGAAGGGCGGCACGACGCCGGAGATGACTCAGGCGTTTCGCATCAGTCGCTACTGGTATGTGCTGGGTCAGCAGGTGCACGCCATCTATCCGGTATCTTCTCCTGATTTTCCGGTGCGTCTGTTCAATCGCCAGCAGGCACGTTTCAATGATGCGCCGGTAGATGACAAGCCAACAGGATTCAAGACTACCCGCATTCTGGGCGGCCATGTGCGGCATGACACCTTCTACAGCATTCATGAGGTATTCACCAAGCTGAATGGCTATACCAGCCGCCTGATTCAGTACAAGGAGGTCAAACCCTCGCTGGGCAAGGCGGTGCTGAGCAGTATCGGTTCTTTCTGGAAATGGTACTTCCGCAAGGGGGCCTGGAAAGATGGCAAGGTGGGCGTGGTCACGGCGGTGTACGCCATGATGTACAGTTTTCTGAAGTATTTTAAAGCCTGGTATCTGGCGGACGAAAAGAAGCGCCGAAGCGACACCGCTGTCAAACAGGTCAAATAA